The following proteins come from a genomic window of Nocardiopsis sp. YSL2:
- a CDS encoding DUF397 domain-containing protein, with amino-acid sequence MSGWHKSSWSDTGGHCVEVREQQDAVDVRDTQNRSAGHLSFSAVEWAALLAAAAR; translated from the coding sequence GTGAGTGGCTGGCACAAGTCCAGTTGGTCGGACACCGGTGGCCATTGCGTGGAAGTGCGTGAGCAGCAGGATGCGGTGGACGTGCGAGACACGCAGAACCGGAGCGCCGGTCACCTGTCCTTCTCCGCCGTGGAATGGGCCGCGCTACTGGCGGCGGCCGCGCGCTGA
- a CDS encoding NAD(P)/FAD-dependent oxidoreductase, translating into MTHRLLVLGAGYAGLAAARRAHDLARHERADVTVTLVNATRDFIERVRLHQVAAGQDVGVHALDQALDGTGIGLVVGLVEHVDPDARTLTVRGDQGARTLGYDSLVLAPGSTARAGVVPGADEHALAIADLDGARAVAERVAADRPQRLVVVGGGLTGIEAATEMAESHPGLGVELVTRGEVAPGVAPRARTHVRRVLHRLGVVLREHAGVGEVDATGLLLSDGARVPADLVVWNAGFSASGLPAAIGLSVDDDGRALVDASQRSLSHPDVLVVGDAARADGATGDPLRMSCAMGLPMGWSAAETVLADLAGRAPDTTPFGYLIQCVSLGRHDGLVQFVRPDDSPRAAFLTGRLAARVKEYIVAGAYDSARTGGQAATNLRLTRNAGRRHLRRNHARTGAVQDRAPSAGASNGVSRGVARKGRMTRSASGVDDSRRA; encoded by the coding sequence ATGACTCACCGACTGCTCGTCCTCGGGGCCGGCTACGCCGGGCTCGCGGCCGCTCGCCGTGCCCACGACCTCGCCCGGCACGAGCGCGCCGACGTCACCGTCACGCTCGTCAACGCCACCCGGGACTTCATCGAACGCGTCCGCCTGCACCAGGTCGCCGCGGGCCAGGACGTCGGTGTGCACGCCCTGGACCAGGCACTCGACGGCACCGGCATCGGCCTCGTCGTCGGCCTGGTCGAGCACGTGGACCCCGACGCCCGCACCCTCACGGTCCGCGGGGACCAGGGGGCGCGCACACTCGGCTACGACTCGCTCGTCCTCGCCCCCGGCAGCACGGCCCGCGCCGGAGTCGTGCCCGGCGCCGACGAGCACGCCCTGGCCATCGCCGACCTGGACGGCGCACGGGCCGTCGCCGAGCGCGTCGCCGCCGACCGGCCCCAGCGCCTGGTGGTGGTCGGCGGCGGGCTCACCGGTATCGAGGCCGCCACGGAGATGGCCGAGTCCCACCCGGGTCTCGGGGTCGAACTCGTCACCCGAGGCGAGGTCGCGCCGGGGGTCGCGCCCCGGGCGCGGACCCATGTGCGCCGTGTCCTGCACCGGCTCGGTGTGGTGCTGCGCGAGCACGCGGGTGTCGGCGAGGTCGACGCCACGGGCCTGCTGTTGTCCGACGGCGCGCGGGTTCCGGCCGACCTCGTGGTGTGGAACGCCGGGTTCAGCGCCTCCGGACTGCCCGCGGCGATCGGCCTGTCCGTCGACGACGACGGCCGCGCGCTGGTCGACGCCTCCCAGCGCTCGCTCTCCCACCCCGACGTCCTCGTCGTGGGCGACGCGGCCCGCGCCGACGGTGCCACGGGGGATCCGTTGCGCATGTCCTGCGCCATGGGCCTGCCGATGGGTTGGAGCGCCGCCGAGACCGTCCTGGCCGACCTCGCCGGGCGCGCACCCGACACCACCCCGTTCGGCTACCTGATCCAGTGCGTCAGCCTGGGCCGGCACGACGGCCTCGTCCAGTTCGTGCGCCCCGACGACAGCCCCCGCGCGGCCTTCCTGACCGGGCGCCTCGCGGCGCGTGTCAAGGAGTACATCGTGGCCGGGGCCTACGACAGCGCGCGCACCGGCGGCCAGGCCGCCACGAACCTGCGCCTGACCCGGAACGCGGGCCGGCGGCACCTGCGCCGGAACCACGCCCGGACCGGCGCGGTTCAGGACCGGGCGCCCTCGGCGGGAGCGTCGAACGGCGTGTCCCGCGGCGTCGCGAGGAAGGGCCGCATGACGCGCTCGGCCAGCGGTGTCGACGACAGCCGCAGGGCCTGA
- a CDS encoding NACHT domain-containing NTPase codes for MPLRQYVDDPLPEPADFVRHAGRHLADQAPPGWATRVLAEGRGVVLVDGVDELPPGRREDARRWLRDLLTDFPDCRYVVTARPGAAGEAWLDADGFTSAEIRPLRERDVRSFVHHWHEAVRGQTADEAERALLTRYQSELTRKVLGQRHLRAIASTPLLCALLCALYRDRHTSLPRDRMEVYEAALAMLLKDRDQQRGIEGIDLSRQELVLLHQELARWLVLNGSSDAPTATAQRQVTRVLAAMHRVSERPEEVFSHLVVRGGLLQCPAVDRVSFLHRTFEEYLAAKALVEEDSFPLLIKHAHDEQWHEVVVMAAGHATPAQREELIGGLLERSGRVKKHRDRLLLVAFACLETSPRLSPRLRDEVRDRVRSILPPRTEAHVHALALVGEYALPLLSEAPPKNARQAVKAIETASAIGGPRSVPIIEDALRFDSERVFLAAQQAWWKERTPDLARAFFPVAEKRRPHYYVPVTVDQIPLHSLHMPGNSRVSVEGGHGERVDELASMSGVTFVHLRNRDGEDWHGIDLAPLREIPLLDRVEVYGSASASSIAPLTGSPIEELDLSWPDRTLDLHLTRQFASLERLVLARSLPAVPFGDVVPETGLDALAFVRTGMPDLRYLTSRPDSVHRLTVLAAPGLEGLDGLESQGGTLTHLVIRENEGDQPVSFRPLAELAKVTALRVEGPSWSRPGNPAWITRMPELRHLHLGNHAAGRPTWVIAPWIADLPHLQDLYLQYAGHIDLTALAGVEDLTVHVSATQRVTGAHLLGTGSTLVKTDLLRFLRW; via the coding sequence GTGCCCCTCCGCCAGTACGTGGACGATCCCCTCCCCGAACCGGCCGACTTCGTCCGGCACGCCGGGCGCCACCTCGCCGACCAGGCGCCTCCGGGGTGGGCCACGCGCGTACTCGCCGAGGGCCGCGGGGTCGTGCTGGTGGACGGCGTCGACGAACTCCCGCCCGGGCGGCGCGAGGACGCCCGCCGCTGGCTGCGCGACCTGCTCACCGACTTCCCCGACTGCCGGTACGTGGTGACGGCCAGGCCCGGGGCCGCGGGTGAGGCGTGGCTGGACGCCGACGGTTTCACCAGCGCGGAGATCCGACCGCTGCGGGAACGGGACGTGCGGTCCTTCGTCCACCACTGGCACGAGGCCGTGCGCGGCCAGACCGCCGACGAGGCCGAACGCGCCCTGCTGACCCGCTACCAGTCCGAGCTGACCCGAAAGGTCCTGGGCCAGCGCCACCTGCGCGCGATCGCGTCCACTCCCCTGCTCTGCGCGCTGCTGTGCGCCCTGTACCGCGACCGGCACACGTCGCTGCCCCGGGACCGGATGGAGGTGTACGAGGCGGCGCTGGCCATGCTGCTCAAGGACCGCGACCAGCAGCGCGGTATCGAGGGGATCGACCTGTCGCGCCAGGAGCTGGTCCTGCTCCACCAGGAGCTGGCCAGGTGGCTCGTGCTGAACGGGAGCTCGGACGCGCCGACGGCCACCGCGCAGCGCCAGGTCACACGTGTTCTGGCGGCCATGCACCGCGTCAGTGAGCGGCCGGAGGAGGTGTTCTCCCACCTGGTCGTGCGCGGCGGCCTTCTCCAGTGCCCGGCCGTGGACCGGGTGAGCTTCCTGCACCGCACCTTCGAGGAGTACCTGGCGGCCAAGGCACTCGTGGAGGAGGACAGCTTCCCGCTCCTGATCAAGCACGCGCACGACGAACAGTGGCACGAGGTCGTGGTGATGGCCGCCGGGCACGCCACACCCGCGCAGAGGGAGGAGCTGATCGGCGGCCTGTTGGAGCGTTCCGGCCGGGTCAAGAAGCACCGCGACCGCTTGCTGCTGGTGGCCTTCGCCTGCCTGGAGACCTCGCCCCGGCTGTCCCCTCGGCTCCGGGACGAGGTGCGGGACAGGGTGCGGAGCATCCTCCCGCCGCGCACCGAGGCCCACGTGCACGCTCTGGCCCTGGTCGGTGAGTACGCGCTCCCCCTGCTCTCGGAGGCGCCGCCGAAGAACGCCCGCCAAGCCGTGAAGGCCATCGAGACCGCGTCGGCGATCGGCGGACCGCGGTCCGTCCCGATCATCGAGGACGCGCTCAGGTTCGACTCCGAACGTGTCTTCCTCGCCGCGCAGCAGGCCTGGTGGAAAGAACGCACTCCGGACCTCGCCAGAGCCTTCTTCCCCGTGGCGGAGAAGCGGCGCCCGCACTATTACGTGCCCGTGACCGTGGACCAGATCCCACTGCACTCCCTCCACATGCCGGGCAACAGTCGGGTCTCCGTGGAGGGCGGGCACGGGGAGCGTGTGGACGAGCTGGCCTCCATGTCCGGCGTCACGTTCGTCCACCTGCGGAACCGGGACGGTGAGGACTGGCACGGAATCGATCTGGCACCCCTGCGGGAGATCCCGCTCCTGGACCGGGTCGAGGTCTACGGCAGCGCCTCCGCGTCGTCCATCGCTCCCCTCACCGGGAGCCCGATCGAGGAACTCGACCTCAGCTGGCCGGACCGCACCCTTGATCTTCACCTGACCAGGCAATTCGCCAGTCTCGAACGCCTGGTGCTGGCCCGCTCGCTTCCCGCGGTGCCGTTCGGGGACGTGGTTCCCGAGACAGGGTTGGACGCCCTCGCCTTCGTGCGGACCGGTATGCCGGATCTGCGCTACCTGACGAGCCGCCCCGACTCCGTTCACAGGCTCACGGTACTCGCCGCTCCCGGCCTCGAAGGCCTCGACGGATTGGAGAGCCAGGGCGGAACGCTGACGCACCTGGTCATCCGAGAGAACGAAGGGGATCAGCCGGTCTCCTTCCGGCCCCTTGCGGAGCTGGCCAAGGTCACAGCGCTGCGCGTCGAGGGCCCGTCCTGGAGCCGCCCCGGCAATCCGGCGTGGATCACTCGGATGCCCGAGCTCCGCCACCTACACCTGGGCAACCACGCCGCGGGGCGCCCCACGTGGGTCATCGCTCCCTGGATCGCGGACCTGCCCCACCTGCAGGACCTCTACCTCCAGTACGCCGGCCACATCGACCTCACGGCACTGGCGGGCGTCGAGGACCTGACCGTGCATGTGAGCGCGACCCAGAGGGTGACGGGAGCCCACCTCCTCGGTACGGGATCCACGCTGGTCAAAACCGACCTGCTGCGCTTCCTGCGCTGGTGA
- a CDS encoding helix-turn-helix transcriptional regulator → MAQRFPQHLTKLRILSGLSQRQLASRARVSPSACCRWEKGEVVPRRGHVENLDRVLNAEGRLIRTWQRDTTDGSLPSFMQDAGLLQAEAITIDFVSPVLVSGLIQCPSYARIVFREANPTLPDAAIESLVTARCARLAYLKKRNNPMVTAVFPESALTWPPESVRREQAEHLLALMGDERMRVHLVPSGSVLVGVTSPLFLVKLVDGGRAASSDHVSGNVIIEDSEDFERLSELVKRALGASLPEGQSRKALEDLL, encoded by the coding sequence ATGGCGCAACGATTTCCCCAGCACCTCACCAAATTGCGGATATTGTCCGGATTGTCGCAGAGGCAACTCGCGTCTCGGGCAAGAGTCTCCCCGTCCGCGTGCTGTCGGTGGGAGAAGGGCGAGGTCGTCCCCAGGCGCGGACATGTGGAGAACCTGGACCGCGTTCTGAATGCCGAGGGCCGTCTCATTCGCACCTGGCAGCGGGACACCACGGACGGATCGTTGCCGTCATTCATGCAAGACGCCGGATTATTGCAGGCGGAGGCCATCACGATTGACTTCGTGTCCCCCGTGCTGGTGTCCGGGTTGATTCAGTGCCCCTCCTACGCGCGCATTGTTTTTCGCGAAGCGAACCCGACTCTTCCGGATGCGGCCATCGAGAGCCTGGTCACCGCCAGGTGTGCGCGCTTGGCGTATCTGAAGAAGCGAAACAATCCCATGGTGACGGCCGTCTTCCCGGAGAGCGCGCTCACGTGGCCTCCGGAATCGGTGCGCCGGGAACAAGCCGAACACCTGCTCGCGCTGATGGGTGACGAACGGATGCGTGTTCACCTGGTGCCGAGTGGGTCGGTACTGGTCGGAGTGACGTCTCCGCTGTTTCTGGTGAAGCTGGTCGATGGAGGCAGGGCGGCTTCGAGCGATCACGTCAGCGGTAACGTGATCATCGAGGATTCAGAGGACTTCGAGCGGCTGTCCGAACTGGTCAAACGCGCCTTGGGTGCCTCCCTCCCCGAAGGTCAGTCCCGGAAAGCACTGGAGGATCTACTGTGA
- a CDS encoding class I SAM-dependent methyltransferase: MAPADFLAEARTFYDAFAADYTERFRDALDAMPVDRAMLGVFAELVRASGAGPVADLGCGSGRVTAYLRDLGLPVFGVDLSPAMVELARRDHPGLRFEVGSILDLDLPDGSVGGALAYYSIIHTPPEHLPEAFAEFRRVLVPGGHLMLAFQVGDEPLYLDRPLGHEVSLDFHRLQPDEVADLLTDAGLSVRVRAVREPDPGESVPQAYLLARRT; this comes from the coding sequence GTGGCCCCAGCCGACTTCCTCGCCGAGGCGCGCACGTTCTACGACGCCTTCGCCGCCGACTACACCGAGCGGTTCCGCGACGCGCTCGACGCGATGCCGGTGGACCGGGCGATGCTGGGTGTGTTCGCCGAGCTCGTCCGCGCCTCGGGCGCGGGCCCGGTCGCCGACCTGGGGTGCGGGTCCGGGCGCGTGACGGCGTACCTGCGCGATCTGGGCCTGCCGGTGTTCGGGGTCGACCTCTCCCCCGCGATGGTCGAGTTGGCCCGCCGTGACCACCCCGGCCTGCGCTTCGAGGTGGGCTCGATCCTGGACCTGGACCTGCCCGACGGCTCGGTGGGCGGCGCGCTGGCCTACTACTCGATCATCCACACGCCGCCGGAACACCTGCCCGAGGCGTTCGCGGAGTTCCGCCGGGTGCTGGTCCCGGGCGGGCACCTCATGCTCGCCTTCCAGGTCGGTGACGAGCCCCTGTACCTGGACCGGCCGCTCGGACACGAGGTCTCCCTCGACTTCCACCGGCTCCAGCCGGACGAGGTCGCCGACCTGCTCACGGACGCGGGACTCTCGGTCCGCGTCCGTGCGGTCCGCGAGCCCGACCCGGGCGAGAGCGTGCCCCAGGCCTACCTCCTGGCCCGCCGGACGTGA
- a CDS encoding response regulator transcription factor encodes MSGDGMIRVFLVDDHEVVRRGVGSLLADEADIDIVGEAGTAARAKARIPALAPDVVVLDVRLPDGDGVTLCREIRSQLPETRILMLTSYSDDDALYGAVMAGASGYILKQIQGTDLVGAVRTVAEGRSLLDPESTTRMLRRLREDAVRQDPLSDLTEQERRVLELIGEGMTNREIGARMFLAEKTVKNYVSRVLAKLGMARRTQAASYATKLSMGDDRAHR; translated from the coding sequence ATGAGCGGTGACGGCATGATCCGAGTGTTCCTCGTGGACGACCACGAGGTGGTGCGGCGCGGTGTGGGATCCCTCCTGGCCGACGAGGCCGACATCGACATCGTGGGCGAGGCCGGCACCGCCGCACGTGCCAAGGCCCGGATCCCGGCGCTCGCCCCGGACGTGGTCGTTCTGGACGTGCGCCTGCCCGACGGCGACGGGGTCACGCTGTGCCGGGAGATCCGCTCCCAGCTCCCCGAGACGCGCATCCTCATGCTGACCTCCTACTCCGACGACGATGCGCTCTACGGCGCCGTGATGGCCGGGGCGTCGGGGTACATCCTCAAACAGATCCAGGGCACCGACCTCGTCGGCGCCGTGCGCACCGTGGCGGAGGGCCGCTCACTGCTCGACCCGGAGTCCACGACCCGGATGCTGCGCCGGCTGCGCGAGGACGCCGTGCGCCAGGACCCCCTCAGCGACCTCACCGAGCAGGAGCGGCGCGTCCTGGAGCTGATCGGCGAGGGCATGACCAACCGGGAGATCGGCGCCAGGATGTTCCTGGCCGAGAAGACGGTGAAGAACTACGTCTCGCGGGTGCTCGCCAAACTGGGCATGGCACGGCGTACCCAGGCGGCCTCCTACGCGACCAAGCTGTCCATGGGCGATGACCGGGCCCACCGGTAG
- a CDS encoding ester cyclase, which yields MGRATEIQREYFEAIQAADFDRIRSLLHPDYAFTDEEGTEHGVEGSIEKISVFTTAFPGFEIDIHRQLEMGDVAVMEATMRGVHRDEMAGIPATGRSVEMAYCNVLELRDGKIYREHDYNDNLSLMRQLGVAEVPT from the coding sequence GTGGGACGGGCCACAGAGATCCAGCGAGAGTACTTCGAGGCCATTCAGGCGGCTGACTTCGACCGGATCCGGTCGCTGCTGCACCCGGACTACGCCTTCACCGACGAGGAGGGCACCGAGCACGGCGTCGAGGGGAGCATCGAGAAGATCTCGGTGTTCACCACCGCGTTCCCCGGCTTCGAGATCGACATCCACCGGCAGTTGGAGATGGGCGACGTCGCGGTCATGGAGGCGACGATGCGCGGTGTGCACCGCGACGAGATGGCGGGCATCCCCGCGACGGGCAGGTCCGTGGAGATGGCCTACTGCAACGTCCTGGAGCTCCGGGACGGCAAGATCTATCGCGAGCACGACTACAACGACAACCTGAGCCTCATGCGCCAGCTCGGCGTGGCGGAGGTGCCGACCTAG
- a CDS encoding helix-turn-helix domain-containing protein — MDERDIRFLEETHPDMYFTNGEAAAVVGVCPSTMRAWARTGRLDDVKSFRSKYGWRYFRAGDVFTLRDGRTASGRPLDHEPE, encoded by the coding sequence ATGGACGAACGAGACATCCGCTTTCTGGAAGAGACCCACCCGGACATGTACTTCACCAACGGCGAGGCGGCGGCCGTCGTCGGCGTCTGTCCGTCGACGATGCGCGCGTGGGCCCGTACCGGCCGCCTCGACGACGTGAAGTCCTTCCGCAGCAAGTACGGCTGGCGCTATTTCCGGGCGGGCGACGTGTTCACCCTGCGGGACGGCCGCACGGCGTCCGGACGGCCGCTCGACCACGAACCCGAGTAG
- a CDS encoding GAF domain-containing protein gives MSQTGDEPYEHDERYRLSLPRAGLDDLLDEVRARMSDIYATQDRIRTLLEAVISIGEGLQLDPLLLRITETAARLVNARYGALGVIGSNGELARFIPVGLQPEEIAAIEHWPEGKGILGLLIKEPHALRLSDVHDHPESRGFPEGHPPMHSFLGVPIRIRDQVFGNLYMTDKRDASRFTEDDELLLRALATAAGTAIENAQLYSQSQSRETWLDASGQITTQLLTGAAPDQVLRLVARRARVMAHADFAVIAMPGSEPRTLTVRVWDAVGDHGGRPWAGLEGAVLSCGPDTLLGRVYMGGDAMMADVSAPEHQGADFLKDLGAGPVLVLPFGPPEGVRGILFLARSRDKDAFQESWVGVLSSFADQAAVALELAEARLDSERLTVLEDRDRIARDLHDTVIQRLYATAITLMGTVRRIDDTGTAARVQGAVTDLDDTIRQIRSTIFALQSTGSDASWLRSRVLDLVNSAGDTLGFAPRLLTQGPIDNEVDETVGEHLTAVLRELLSNISRHAGATRVDVELSVGDDLCLRVVDDGCGIPEGAVRSGLRNVESRARELGGHVTVTTAEEQGTTVVWRVPCRAGAADPHRDD, from the coding sequence ATGAGCCAGACAGGCGACGAGCCGTACGAGCACGACGAGCGGTACCGGCTGTCCCTGCCCCGCGCCGGGCTGGACGACCTCCTGGACGAGGTCAGGGCGCGCATGTCCGACATCTACGCGACCCAGGACCGGATCCGCACGCTGCTGGAGGCGGTCATCTCCATCGGGGAGGGCCTGCAGCTGGACCCGCTGCTGCTGCGCATCACCGAGACCGCCGCCCGCCTGGTCAACGCCCGCTACGGCGCCCTGGGCGTGATCGGCTCCAACGGCGAACTCGCCCGGTTCATCCCGGTCGGCCTCCAGCCCGAGGAGATCGCCGCCATCGAGCACTGGCCCGAGGGCAAGGGCATCCTCGGCCTGCTGATCAAGGAACCGCACGCGCTGCGGCTCAGCGACGTGCACGATCACCCCGAGTCGCGCGGGTTCCCCGAGGGCCACCCGCCCATGCACTCCTTCCTGGGGGTGCCCATCCGCATCCGCGACCAGGTGTTCGGCAACCTGTACATGACCGACAAGCGCGACGCCAGCCGGTTCACCGAGGACGACGAACTGCTGCTGCGGGCCCTGGCCACCGCGGCGGGCACGGCCATCGAGAACGCGCAGCTGTACTCCCAGTCCCAGAGCCGTGAGACCTGGCTCGACGCCTCCGGGCAGATCACCACGCAGCTGCTGACCGGGGCCGCTCCCGACCAGGTGCTGCGGCTGGTCGCGCGCCGGGCCCGCGTCATGGCGCACGCCGACTTCGCGGTCATCGCCATGCCCGGATCCGAGCCCCGCACGCTCACCGTGCGGGTCTGGGACGCCGTCGGGGACCACGGCGGCCGGCCGTGGGCGGGCCTGGAGGGAGCCGTCCTCTCCTGCGGCCCCGACACTCTGCTGGGGCGCGTCTACATGGGCGGTGACGCCATGATGGCCGACGTCTCCGCACCCGAGCACCAGGGCGCGGACTTCCTGAAGGACCTGGGCGCCGGACCCGTGCTCGTGCTGCCCTTCGGACCGCCCGAGGGCGTGCGCGGCATCCTCTTCCTGGCCCGTTCCCGGGACAAGGACGCCTTTCAGGAGAGCTGGGTGGGCGTGCTGTCGTCCTTCGCCGACCAGGCGGCCGTCGCCCTGGAACTGGCCGAGGCCCGTCTGGACTCCGAGCGCCTGACCGTGTTGGAGGACCGCGACCGGATCGCCCGCGACCTGCACGACACCGTCATCCAGCGGCTCTACGCCACGGCCATCACCCTGATGGGCACCGTGCGGCGGATCGACGACACGGGCACCGCGGCCCGGGTCCAGGGCGCGGTCACCGACCTGGACGACACCATCCGCCAGATCCGCTCCACGATCTTCGCGCTGCAGAGCACCGGGTCGGACGCCTCCTGGCTGCGCTCCCGGGTGCTGGACCTGGTCAACAGCGCCGGCGACACCCTCGGGTTCGCGCCCCGCCTGCTGACTCAGGGCCCCATCGACAACGAGGTCGACGAGACGGTCGGCGAACACCTGACGGCGGTCCTGCGTGAGCTGCTGTCCAACATCTCCCGGCACGCCGGGGCGACCCGGGTGGACGTGGAGCTGTCGGTCGGGGACGACCTGTGCCTGCGGGTGGTCGACGACGGGTGCGGCATTCCCGAGGGCGCCGTTCGCAGCGGGCTGCGCAACGTCGAGTCGCGCGCCCGGGAGCTGGGCGGACACGTCACGGTCACCACGGCCGAGGAGCAGGGCACCACGGTCGTGTGGCGGGTGCCCTGCCGGGCCGGTGCGGCCGACCCGCACCGCGACGACTGA